DNA sequence from the Myxococcus guangdongensis genome:
TAGGTGGCGTTGGCGACCTCGATGCCTCGCCCGTAGGTGCCGTAGGTGTGGAACACGTCGCCGCGCGCGTCCTTCGCGAAGACGCTGAACCCCGGCATCTCCGTGTCGGAGTGTTTCAGCGGTTCGTAGTTGTAGACGGCTTCGCCGCTCGCCAGCGCTTCCGGAGGGAAGGACACGTTGAAGTCGAAGTTGAAGCCGCTCGTCTGGGACGACACCCACGGGAAGCTCCACCCCATCCTTCGCTGGAACGCCTGGAGCTTGGACAACGGTGCACGGGAGACCGCCGTGAAACGGACGTCGCGTTGAGCCAGGTGCTCGACGGCGCCGTTGAAGGAGTCCGCCCAGAAGGAGCAGCTCTTACAACCAACCTCCCACTCCGGAGCGAACATGAAGTGGTAGACGATGAGCTGGCTCTGCCCTTCGAAGAGCTGTGACAGCGTCCTCGGTCCATCGGCGCTGTCGAACGTGTAGGG
Encoded proteins:
- a CDS encoding DUF899 domain-containing protein, whose amino-acid sequence is MPQNLMESKSEWLAARKALLAKEKALTRMHDELSAERRILPWLRVTEPYTFDSADGPRTLSQLFEGQSQLIVYHFMFAPEWEVGCKSCSFWADSFNGAVEHLAQRDVRFTAVSRAPLSKLQAFQRRMGWSFPWVSSQTSGFNFDFNVSFPPEALASGEAVYNYEPLKHSDTEMPGFSVFAKDARGDVFHTYGTYGRGIEVANATYQLLDFVPKGRDEDGLSFSMSWVRLRDQYGR